The Cyclobacteriaceae bacterium DNA segment AACGACTACGGATATTAAAATGATAACAGATATGAAGCATATATATATCAAAACATTGTTGTTCATCAGTTCATTCGGATTATTCTCCGTTTCCTGTGACGATAATATTGACCCGCTGGTGGAAGAGCTTGAGTTGGCGCGTGTATTGTCCCCTCACGGACTTCAGGCTTTTATACGAAACAGAACAACCATTGAACTTACCTGGAATGTTCGTGATGATGTGGATCATTATGTTGTGGAGTTTAGCGAGGATAGTTTGTTGTTCACATCCATCATTCGCACCATTACCGTGCAACCCGATGAACTTCCGGTGCAGGAAGTATTTTTTGGTGACACGCGATATTCCGCACGGGTAAAGGGAGTAAGTGCTGCAGGTGTAGCAGACTCTAAGTGGTCGGCAATTACCGTGCTTACTGAATCTGAAAATATTTTCCTTCCGTTGGCTAATGATAACATCGGTTCAACGGAGGTAACGCTTTCATGGCCAGCAGGAAGTGAGGTTACCCGGTTTGTGATTAATCCTGGTAATGTTGAAAGGAATATATCTGCGGGCGAAAAAGCAGCCGGTGAAGCAACGATTACGGGTCTTAGCGGTCTTACCAATTATTCAGTTACCATGTACTCGGGTAGCAGCCAACGGGGTTTTATTGAATTCAGAACACTGGTGGATCCTGCCGGTCCGAATACCATTGAGGTACAGGCAACAGATGACCTGAGCGCTGTAATTGCTGGTGCTGCTCCTGGAAGCATCTTGGTGCTTCACCCTGGTGATTATTTGGCCTATACCGGCTCAATCGACATAAATAAGTCTATTGAGATCAGAGGCTATTTGCCATACAATAGGCCATTGCTTCATGTTCAATTTAGCATTCTGGACGCAGCGGCATCTGTAGTATTAGGTGACCTTGACCTGGACGGAGATGAGACGCTTAATGATGTGGTTCGTTACAACACGGCTGCTGTTACTTACGGTAC contains these protein-coding regions:
- a CDS encoding DUF4957 domain-containing protein, translating into MKHIYIKTLLFISSFGLFSVSCDDNIDPLVEELELARVLSPHGLQAFIRNRTTIELTWNVRDDVDHYVVEFSEDSLLFTSIIRTITVQPDELPVQEVFFGDTRYSARVKGVSAAGVADSKWSAITVLTESENIFLPLANDNIGSTEVTLSWPAGSEVTRFVINPGNVERNISAGEKAAGEATITGLSGLTNYSVTMYSGSSQRGFIEFRTLVDPAGPNTIEVQATDDLSAVIAGAAPGSILVLHPGDYLAYTGSIDINKSIEIRGYLPYNRPLLHVQFSILDAAASVVLGDLDLDGDETLNDVVRYNTAAVTYGTLKLEGCNIHDFARSFIAGNVASTVNAIEVNDCIVTNVLTSGGDFIDFRNTYVVDLKVVNSTFNNSSPGRDFIRMDAASGFSGTGLNSNVLIDHCTLYGVSNTADRILYVRFNSNSLTVQNTLIAATDGYYSNQGGTSQPTCSNNNYFSAAGFYTEAYVANAKIDLSANFTTLDPGFADAANGDFTISNQSLIDRQVGDPRWRN